One window of the Fusobacterium animalis 7_1 genome contains the following:
- a CDS encoding AbrB family transcriptional regulator: MNSINIINLILTIIIAILGGYLADKKKVPAAYMLGALFLVAIFNVLFNRAFFPTYFKFITQIATGTFIGYKFRSEDIKMLKKVIVPGMTMVVLMIAFSFLLSYLMSTFLGIDSLTSFFATAPGGIMDISLIAYDFKANTSQVALLQLIRLILVIAFVPFFTKKCYDRNNKKNVSFEQEIKNEIKEEEKIENKNKKSLLFTIIIGIIGGVIGYFTHLPAGTMSCSMALVAYFNVKTHRAYMPLTLRKIIQSFGGALIGAKVTLTDVIALKDLVLPIILIIIGFCLMNVFVGFFLYRTTKFSLSTALLSASPGGMSDISLMAEDLGANGPQVASMQFLRAIFIVGVYPIIIKILFA, encoded by the coding sequence ATGAACTCTATAAATATAATTAATTTAATACTGACAATAATCATAGCAATTTTAGGAGGCTATTTAGCTGATAAAAAGAAAGTTCCTGCTGCATATATGTTAGGAGCATTATTTTTGGTCGCTATTTTTAATGTGCTTTTTAACAGAGCTTTTTTTCCAACTTATTTTAAATTTATAACTCAAATTGCAACTGGAACATTTATAGGTTATAAATTTCGTTCAGAAGATATAAAAATGTTAAAAAAAGTTATTGTCCCAGGAATGACCATGGTTGTATTGATGATAGCTTTTAGTTTTTTACTTTCATATTTAATGTCAACCTTTTTAGGAATAGATAGCCTTACTTCCTTTTTTGCAACTGCCCCTGGTGGTATTATGGATATTTCTCTTATTGCCTATGATTTTAAGGCAAATACCTCACAGGTTGCACTATTGCAACTTATTAGATTGATTTTAGTTATTGCTTTTGTTCCATTTTTTACAAAAAAATGTTATGACAGAAATAATAAAAAAAATGTTAGTTTTGAACAAGAAATAAAAAATGAAATTAAAGAAGAGGAAAAAATTGAAAATAAAAATAAAAAATCTTTACTTTTTACTATTATTATTGGAATAATTGGAGGAGTAATAGGTTATTTTACTCATTTACCTGCTGGAACTATGAGTTGTTCTATGGCTTTGGTTGCATATTTCAATGTAAAAACTCATAGAGCATATATGCCTTTAACACTTAGAAAAATTATTCAATCTTTTGGAGGAGCTTTAATCGGAGCTAAGGTTACATTAACTGATGTAATTGCTTTAAAGGATTTAGTTTTACCTATTATTTTAATAATTATTGGATTTTGCTTGATGAATGTTTTTGTAGGTTTCTTTTTGTATAGGACAACTAAGTTTTCTTTATCCACTGCTTTACTTTCTGCTTCCCCCGGTGGAATGTCAGATATTTCTTTAATGGCAGAAGATTTAGGTGCAAATGGTCCACAGGTTGCTTCTATGCAATTTT
- a CDS encoding YeiH family protein has protein sequence MNSKLNGIILCLILALPAWKLGKEFPVVGGPVFGIIIGVIVALILKNRAKFDTGISFVSKKVLQYAVILLGFGLNLQTVISVGSSSLPIIISTISTSLIVAYILAKVINIPTKIATLIGVGSSICGGSAIAATAPVIDAHDDEIAQAISVIFLFNVIAALIFPTLGDMLNFSNKGFALFAGTAVNDTSSVTAAASAWDSIHNTGTQVLDSATIVKLTRTLAIIPITLFLAVYNSKKNSNTKNFSLKKIFPMFIVYFILASIITTICNYFIEVGIITENISMIINNIFSFLKHLSKFFIIMAMVAIGLNTNIKKLILSGAKPLTLGFCCWLAISLVSIGLQKILGIF, from the coding sequence ATGAATAGTAAGTTAAATGGAATTATTTTATGTTTAATCCTTGCTTTACCTGCTTGGAAGTTAGGTAAAGAATTTCCAGTTGTTGGTGGACCAGTATTTGGAATTATTATTGGAGTTATTGTTGCTCTTATATTAAAAAATAGAGCCAAATTTGATACAGGAATAAGTTTTGTTTCTAAAAAAGTTTTACAATATGCTGTTATTCTTTTAGGCTTTGGTTTAAATTTACAAACAGTTATTTCAGTAGGAAGTAGCTCTTTACCAATAATCATTTCTACCATCAGTACATCATTGATAGTTGCCTATATTTTAGCAAAAGTTATAAATATTCCCACTAAGATTGCAACTCTTATAGGCGTAGGTTCTTCTATATGTGGAGGCTCTGCTATTGCAGCAACTGCACCAGTTATAGATGCACATGATGATGAAATTGCTCAAGCTATATCTGTAATTTTTTTATTTAATGTTATTGCAGCATTAATTTTTCCAACTCTTGGTGATATGTTAAATTTTTCTAATAAAGGTTTTGCACTTTTTGCAGGTACTGCTGTGAATGACACATCATCTGTTACAGCAGCGGCTTCAGCTTGGGATAGTATACACAATACAGGAACACAAGTTTTAGACTCTGCTACAATAGTAAAACTTACAAGAACACTTGCTATAATACCAATCACCTTATTTTTAGCAGTTTATAATTCTAAAAAAAATTCAAATACTAAAAATTTTTCATTGAAAAAAATCTTTCCAATGTTTATAGTATATTTTATTTTAGCCTCAATTATTACCACAATTTGTAATTATTTTATAGAAGTTGGAATTATTACTGAAAATATTTCTATGATAATAAATAATATTTTTTCTTTCTTAAAACATTTAAGTAAATTTTTTATAATTATGGCTATGGTTGCTATCGGTTTAAACACTAATATAAAAAAACTTATACTTTCTGGTGCAAAACCTTTGACACTTGGTTTTTGTTGCTGGCTTGCAATTAGTTTAGTTAGTATAGGTTTACAAAAAATTCTTGGAATATTTTAG